Proteins from a single region of Chitinibacter bivalviorum:
- a CDS encoding alkaline phosphatase D family protein, translating into MDRRQFIRLAGFMTASVASPLLITACGGSSDASSSTSGASTTPAPGKLFQFPQGIASGDPRADSVILWTRVLPVGIDPISSQSAAMDSSIVLQVFEGDPAALTGTAGVLQGKLVANVTLNASSEWDHSVRHKLSGLQSNTTYGYQFIAGGSRSMIGRFKTAPAATADVSQLKFAFLSCQDWSINHWGAFDLLAKDELDFIVHLGDYIYETVGEAFQTGQVESAHSALKLPDGPFKNGQSGARYANTLADYRALYKQYRSDPRLQQVHARFAMIAIWDDHEFSDDCWGDATTYDNGTYDAKTGGDNKHETTRRRSANQAWYEFMPADVVFDAKATGFQTVRLYRDFQFGKLLHLVMTDERLYRADHIIPEAAAGSSVGSRYLVPSNILAGAEAQKMAAGKAAGDELALVSILGKPQRDWWKTTLKSSPANWKVWGNEVSLLKMRLDARKLAGVPVAMQQDFVLNADQWDGFNAERSDLLNFIRSNSIKNVVAVTGDIHSFYAGVAHADYSQNTPALVDLVTAGISSDSFYHYFASSVRDPALASSQPLVFSSDAGAEQIAIQMLSIAIAQKAGVSNLNDSAAIKAAVGGAVAAGLVPAAAFLPTANLSKAEVNTFNDLLGGELGKTIAGLIANLAAKGLSVAAQTLYALVAKSIAEKMSISPTQVPAAQIVPFLNPFADQATGKGPINNPWIRYADTDAQGYAVVTVTPDALNCTFRKVNLLQNGQLPATVLSKETRLQVQSGVVDVKLV; encoded by the coding sequence ATGGATCGTCGCCAATTTATTCGACTCGCCGGCTTTATGACCGCGAGCGTCGCCAGCCCACTCTTGATCACCGCTTGTGGTGGTTCGTCGGATGCCAGCTCGAGCACTTCAGGTGCGAGCACAACACCCGCACCGGGCAAGTTATTTCAATTCCCACAAGGGATCGCGTCGGGCGACCCACGCGCTGACAGCGTGATTTTGTGGACGCGCGTTTTACCCGTCGGCATTGATCCAATCAGCAGCCAAAGCGCTGCGATGGATAGCTCCATTGTGTTGCAAGTCTTTGAGGGTGACCCCGCGGCCTTAACCGGCACGGCAGGTGTACTGCAAGGCAAACTCGTTGCCAATGTCACGCTCAATGCCAGCAGCGAGTGGGATCACTCTGTACGCCATAAATTATCTGGTCTACAGAGCAATACCACCTATGGGTATCAGTTTATCGCCGGCGGCAGCCGCTCGATGATCGGCCGTTTCAAAACTGCACCCGCCGCCACTGCCGATGTATCGCAACTGAAATTTGCGTTTTTATCGTGCCAAGATTGGAGCATCAATCACTGGGGCGCGTTTGATTTGCTCGCCAAAGACGAGCTCGATTTCATCGTGCATCTGGGCGATTACATTTACGAAACCGTTGGCGAAGCCTTCCAAACGGGTCAAGTCGAAAGCGCGCACTCCGCGCTCAAACTACCCGATGGCCCGTTCAAAAACGGCCAATCCGGTGCGCGCTACGCCAATACACTGGCCGACTACCGCGCACTGTATAAGCAATACCGTAGCGACCCGCGCCTGCAACAAGTTCACGCCCGCTTTGCCATGATCGCGATCTGGGATGACCACGAGTTTTCCGATGATTGCTGGGGCGATGCAACGACCTACGACAATGGCACGTATGACGCCAAAACCGGCGGTGATAATAAACACGAAACCACCCGACGCCGTTCGGCCAATCAGGCGTGGTATGAATTTATGCCGGCCGACGTGGTGTTTGATGCCAAAGCGACGGGCTTTCAAACCGTGCGCCTGTATCGCGATTTCCAATTCGGCAAATTGCTGCATTTGGTGATGACCGACGAGCGCCTGTATCGCGCCGATCACATCATCCCCGAAGCCGCCGCTGGCAGCTCGGTTGGCAGTCGTTACCTAGTGCCCAGCAATATTCTGGCTGGCGCTGAAGCGCAAAAAATGGCCGCAGGCAAAGCCGCGGGCGACGAGTTGGCGCTGGTGTCGATTTTGGGCAAACCACAACGTGATTGGTGGAAAACCACGCTCAAGTCATCTCCCGCCAATTGGAAGGTCTGGGGCAATGAGGTGTCTTTGCTGAAAATGCGGCTGGATGCGCGCAAGCTCGCTGGCGTACCCGTCGCGATGCAGCAGGATTTCGTGCTCAATGCCGATCAGTGGGATGGCTTTAACGCCGAGCGCAGCGACCTGCTCAATTTTATTCGTAGCAATAGCATTAAAAATGTCGTGGCCGTTACGGGCGATATTCACAGCTTCTACGCTGGCGTTGCACACGCCGATTACAGCCAAAATACGCCAGCCTTAGTCGATTTGGTGACGGCCGGCATCAGTAGTGATTCGTTCTACCATTATTTTGCCAGCTCGGTACGTGACCCCGCTTTGGCCAGCTCGCAGCCTTTGGTCTTTAGCAGCGACGCGGGCGCGGAACAAATCGCGATTCAAATGCTCAGCATTGCCATTGCGCAAAAGGCAGGCGTGAGCAATCTGAACGACAGCGCAGCTATCAAAGCAGCCGTTGGCGGCGCAGTTGCCGCAGGTTTAGTGCCCGCGGCTGCCTTTCTGCCCACGGCCAATCTGAGCAAAGCCGAGGTTAATACCTTTAATGATTTGCTCGGCGGCGAATTGGGTAAGACCATTGCGGGCTTGATCGCTAATTTGGCGGCCAAAGGCTTGTCGGTTGCGGCGCAAACGCTGTATGCCTTGGTAGCCAAATCGATTGCTGAAAAAATGAGCATTTCGCCAACGCAAGTGCCTGCCGCGCAAATCGTGCCATTCCTGAATCCATTCGCTGATCAGGCCACCGGCAAAGGCCCGATTAACAACCCGTGGATTCGTTATGCCGATACCGATGCGCAAGGTTACGCGGTCGTCACCGTCACCCCAGACGCGCTCAACTGCACGTTCCGCAAAGTCAATTTACTGCAAAATGGCCAATTGCCCGCCACCGTGCTGAGCAAAGAAACCCGCCTGCAAGTGCAATCGGGCGTGGTGGACGTAAAGCTGGTCTAA
- a CDS encoding glycosyl hydrolase family 18 protein, with the protein MQTRFVLSTIALGIFAAAGSAQAANCAAPWSSTTTYAAGGTQVSFAGHNYSNKWWTMGDDPSKSADWGVWTDLGVCTTTGATTPAPTYGPAPTPAVTPPSPTYDPIPSATPGSTVKPTVTPVVTAPPVASCTVWTEGASYKAGDVVSYKGVTYTALSAHTAYVGAGWTPDTTPTLWKAGGACGVVTPTTTPVVTPTVTPVVTPTATPKPSASPTATPTVTPVVTPTATPVVTVTPTPTPTSTPVVGSNEQCRPDGLTSSVANVPYCLAYDTNGREKLANGLQRRNIGYFANWRTGKDPKQGVFLANNIPWGNLSHINYAFAHIDGSNKISVNAEAAGNESTDMTWPTIVGAEMDPSYSYKGHFNLLNKYKKLNPGVKTLVSIGGWAETGGYFGADGKRVASGGFYAMTVNADGTVNTTGINTFTDSVVAFVRQYGFDGADIDYEYPTTMENSGNPLDWSFATPRQKGLQEGYRVFLRTLREKLDAAAVTDSKYYQLTAAVPASGYLLRGMESYQVTKYLDFVNVMSYDLHGTWNEFVGPNAALFDDGKDGELARWSVYTDAQYGGIGYLNTDWAYRYYRGSMPAGRINVGVPYYTRGWSNVTGGTHGLWGTASTNTCPVGVEAPCGVGAKGIDNIWFDVDEKGSVEDAGSNPMWHAKNLEKGIAGDYLKDWGFTAADIVGKYDRYYDATLVAPWLWNETKKVFLSTEDEQSMQVKADWIIKNGIGGAMNWELAGDYDWDANRTNLNGSKGQYVPGSTLSKLLADKFRSATPYGNTRAKVAMPAQVVDIQVELTKFGLGDAGNYPITPTLHIVNNTGVKLPTGAKLTFQYPVSAPNTMAGSGLTVVASEHTGSTIGGYKGDFHTVDVALPAMAIGAVKDIKLDYKLPISGPSNFVITVGGKTFATKQEFPQKPVGAF; encoded by the coding sequence ATGCAAACGAGATTTGTACTGAGCACGATTGCGCTCGGCATTTTTGCGGCTGCGGGCTCGGCCCAAGCGGCAAATTGTGCTGCGCCATGGTCGAGCACCACAACGTATGCAGCAGGTGGCACGCAAGTGAGCTTTGCTGGACATAATTATTCAAATAAATGGTGGACGATGGGCGATGACCCCAGCAAGTCAGCCGACTGGGGCGTCTGGACTGATCTGGGCGTATGTACCACCACAGGTGCAACGACTCCTGCGCCAACTTACGGGCCAGCTCCAACCCCTGCAGTGACGCCTCCATCGCCAACTTACGACCCTATACCATCAGCAACACCAGGATCCACTGTTAAACCAACTGTTACCCCTGTTGTGACGGCGCCACCTGTAGCTTCATGTACAGTTTGGACCGAAGGCGCAAGCTATAAAGCCGGTGATGTGGTGAGCTATAAGGGCGTGACTTATACCGCTTTGAGCGCGCACACCGCCTATGTGGGAGCGGGCTGGACGCCAGATACCACGCCAACCTTGTGGAAAGCGGGTGGCGCTTGCGGCGTGGTAACGCCAACGACTACCCCGGTTGTGACGCCGACCGTAACGCCAGTCGTTACGCCAACCGCTACACCAAAACCAAGCGCTAGCCCAACGGCGACGCCAACGGTAACACCAGTGGTGACCCCAACTGCAACACCAGTTGTCACTGTGACGCCGACACCTACTCCAACGAGCACGCCAGTGGTGGGTAGCAACGAACAATGCCGTCCAGATGGCCTGACTAGCTCGGTGGCGAACGTACCCTATTGCTTGGCATATGACACCAATGGCCGTGAAAAGCTGGCGAATGGTCTGCAACGCCGCAATATTGGTTATTTCGCGAACTGGCGCACCGGTAAAGATCCAAAACAAGGCGTGTTCTTGGCGAACAATATTCCTTGGGGCAATCTGTCGCACATCAACTATGCCTTTGCGCACATTGATGGCAGCAACAAGATTTCGGTGAATGCCGAAGCCGCAGGTAATGAATCGACCGATATGACTTGGCCGACCATCGTTGGCGCTGAAATGGACCCTAGCTACAGCTACAAAGGCCATTTCAATTTGTTGAACAAGTACAAAAAACTCAACCCAGGCGTGAAAACACTGGTATCGATTGGTGGCTGGGCTGAAACCGGCGGCTACTTTGGTGCTGATGGCAAACGTGTGGCTTCGGGTGGCTTCTACGCGATGACGGTGAATGCCGACGGTACGGTGAACACGACAGGCATCAATACCTTCACCGATTCGGTGGTGGCGTTTGTTCGTCAATATGGTTTTGACGGTGCGGATATCGACTACGAATATCCAACCACGATGGAAAACTCGGGCAATCCGCTGGATTGGTCTTTCGCAACGCCACGTCAGAAAGGTTTGCAAGAAGGTTATCGCGTCTTCCTGCGTACTCTGCGTGAGAAACTCGATGCCGCCGCTGTGACCGATAGCAAGTACTACCAGCTGACCGCGGCCGTACCTGCATCAGGCTATTTGTTGCGCGGTATGGAATCTTACCAAGTGACCAAATACCTCGATTTCGTGAACGTGATGAGCTACGACTTGCACGGTACTTGGAACGAGTTTGTTGGCCCGAATGCGGCGCTGTTTGACGATGGCAAAGATGGCGAGTTGGCACGTTGGAGTGTTTACACCGACGCGCAATACGGCGGCATTGGCTATCTGAATACCGATTGGGCTTACCGATACTATCGTGGGTCTATGCCTGCAGGCCGCATTAACGTTGGTGTTCCATACTATACCCGTGGTTGGTCGAATGTAACTGGCGGTACTCATGGTCTGTGGGGTACGGCTTCCACCAATACTTGCCCAGTTGGCGTTGAAGCGCCTTGCGGTGTTGGCGCGAAAGGCATCGACAATATCTGGTTTGACGTTGATGAAAAAGGCAGCGTCGAAGACGCAGGTTCAAACCCAATGTGGCACGCGAAAAACCTTGAGAAAGGCATCGCGGGTGATTACCTGAAAGATTGGGGCTTCACTGCCGCCGATATCGTTGGCAAGTACGACCGCTACTACGATGCAACGCTGGTTGCTCCTTGGTTGTGGAATGAAACCAAGAAAGTATTCCTGTCGACCGAAGATGAGCAATCAATGCAAGTCAAAGCCGATTGGATTATCAAAAACGGCATTGGCGGTGCGATGAACTGGGAATTGGCTGGAGATTATGATTGGGATGCTAACCGCACCAATCTGAATGGCAGCAAAGGTCAGTACGTACCGGGCTCTACCTTGAGCAAACTGTTGGCGGATAAATTCCGTAGCGCGACACCGTACGGCAATACACGTGCGAAAGTAGCAATGCCAGCGCAAGTGGTCGATATTCAGGTTGAGTTGACCAAGTTTGGTTTGGGCGACGCAGGTAATTACCCAATTACCCCAACTTTGCATATCGTCAACAACACCGGCGTGAAATTGCCAACGGGCGCGAAATTGACCTTCCAGTACCCAGTATCAGCACCAAACACGATGGCCGGTAGCGGCCTGACTGTGGTGGCTTCTGAGCATACGGGTAGCACGATTGGCGGCTATAAAGGGGACTTCCACACTGTGGACGTAGCCTTGCCTGCCATGGCAATTGGCGCGGTGAAAGACATCAAGCTCGATTACAAACTGCCGATCTCAGGCCCATCGAACTTTGTGATCACCGTAGGTGGTAAAACGTTTGCAACTAAGCAAGAGTTCCCACAAAAACCAGTCGGTGCATTTTAA
- a CDS encoding glycine cleavage system protein R: protein MKNVLIVSVLGKDKPGLVEQLAVLISAQGGNWLESSFSRLAGQFAGIVKVALENDGAALLNALQALPDLDIRGVLDQDNEPLAQQMISLSLVGHDRIGIVKDVAAILARHHVNVEKLTTWLDSAPMSGDTMFHAQADLSAPASVDTLQLRQALEALADDLMVELGV from the coding sequence ATGAAAAACGTACTCATTGTATCGGTGCTGGGTAAGGATAAGCCGGGTCTGGTGGAACAATTGGCCGTGTTGATTTCTGCTCAGGGTGGCAATTGGCTCGAATCTTCATTTTCGCGTTTGGCGGGGCAATTTGCCGGGATTGTGAAAGTCGCGTTGGAAAACGATGGCGCTGCGCTTTTAAATGCTTTGCAGGCGCTGCCTGATTTGGATATTCGCGGCGTACTCGATCAAGACAATGAGCCGCTCGCGCAGCAAATGATTTCGCTGAGCTTGGTTGGCCATGATCGCATCGGGATTGTGAAAGATGTGGCGGCGATTTTGGCGCGTCATCATGTGAACGTGGAAAAGCTCACCACTTGGCTCGATAGTGCGCCCATGTCCGGTGATACCATGTTTCACGCTCAGGCCGATCTATCGGCTCCGGCGAGTGTCGATACCTTGCAATTGCGACAAGCACTGGAAGCCTTGGCCGATGATTTGATGGTAGAGCTTGGGGTATGA
- a CDS encoding ABC transporter substrate-binding protein: protein MIAKRFLLLALLVIPTWALALPHVLIIESYHPENSWDREYIQGIKSKLDGMAELSFFSLDTKRLPTDDHLNQATLAFRFMHEVNPELVILGDDAALALMGPKLARMKMPTVFLGINADPTRYFENGKLPSTLTGVLERPQYKSSFALINELLPKARRILVLLDQERTSPILRDEIAAVADARVHVQIVTSFEDWKNKVTQAPEQYDAILLGPYQALLDMEQNNVDAQQVIHWTYHNSKIPLFGFWDFQIGREAALGGAVITGFEQGAVAGAMAKAQLQLPQQTQAVRPSSPARIMLSRSQIERWKMTVPATLRNRVSWLP, encoded by the coding sequence ATGATCGCCAAGCGATTTCTGCTATTGGCTTTGCTGGTGATACCCACATGGGCACTGGCATTGCCCCATGTGCTGATTATTGAAAGTTATCACCCTGAAAATAGCTGGGATCGCGAATATATTCAGGGGATTAAAAGTAAGCTCGATGGCATGGCAGAGTTGAGCTTTTTTTCGCTCGACACCAAACGATTACCCACCGATGATCATTTGAACCAAGCTACGCTGGCGTTTCGCTTCATGCACGAAGTCAACCCAGAGCTCGTCATACTGGGTGATGATGCCGCTTTGGCCTTAATGGGGCCAAAGCTGGCGCGGATGAAGATGCCGACGGTGTTTCTGGGTATCAATGCCGACCCAACACGCTATTTTGAAAATGGCAAATTGCCCAGCACGCTAACGGGCGTATTGGAGCGGCCGCAATACAAAAGCAGCTTTGCGCTGATCAATGAATTACTGCCCAAAGCCAGACGGATCTTGGTCTTGCTCGATCAAGAGCGAACTTCGCCGATCTTGCGCGATGAAATTGCCGCCGTGGCGGATGCGCGGGTGCATGTGCAGATTGTGACTAGCTTTGAAGATTGGAAAAATAAGGTCACGCAAGCGCCAGAGCAATATGATGCCATCCTGCTTGGCCCTTATCAGGCCTTACTCGATATGGAGCAGAACAATGTCGATGCCCAGCAAGTGATACATTGGACGTATCACAACAGCAAAATCCCCCTGTTTGGCTTTTGGGATTTTCAAATTGGCCGCGAAGCGGCGCTGGGCGGCGCGGTGATCACCGGTTTCGAGCAGGGCGCGGTGGCGGGGGCGATGGCCAAAGCGCAATTGCAATTGCCGCAGCAAACCCAAGCCGTGCGCCCCAGCAGCCCGGCGCGCATCATGCTGAGCCGCTCCCAGATTGAGCGCTGGAAAATGACAGTGCCAGCCACGCTGCGCAATCGGGTGAGCTGGTTGCCCTGA
- a CDS encoding class I SAM-dependent methyltransferase: MNPSQPQLPTPDIAAAASSDALCRHIRSHIATQDGWISFADYMRMALYTPGLGYYSGGAAKFGTAGDFITAPGLSPLFGGCVAATIAHVLQESGGNIIEVGAGTGQLAAQILAELERLEQLPAQYGILELSGELRERQRQTLQTLVPHLAERAVWLDTLPTEFVGVIVGNEVLDAMPCEVLQLVDGAWQQRGVVASEEGFAWQNRPLHDANLLAACARWPQIPGYTSEVQLEAQGFIAALANSLQRGMILMLDYGFPAGEFYHPERSMGTLIGHYRHHTVHDPFHWPGLTDITCHVDFSAMYQAADQSGLCLDGYTSQASYLLDCGILDRAAQLDSQSVEYLRTAAALQKLLGHAEMGELFKVIAFSRGLEGATAPGFRAQDRSGEL; encoded by the coding sequence ATGAATCCCAGCCAGCCTCAGCTCCCTACGCCAGATATTGCCGCCGCCGCATCGAGCGATGCATTGTGCCGACATATTCGCTCGCACATTGCCACGCAAGACGGCTGGATTTCGTTTGCTGATTATATGCGCATGGCGCTCTACACGCCGGGTTTGGGGTATTACAGCGGTGGCGCGGCTAAATTTGGTACTGCGGGTGATTTTATTACTGCACCGGGGCTGTCACCGCTGTTTGGTGGCTGTGTGGCCGCAACGATTGCGCATGTATTGCAAGAATCCGGTGGCAATATTATCGAAGTCGGCGCAGGCACAGGGCAACTCGCGGCTCAGATCTTGGCCGAGCTCGAACGACTAGAGCAATTACCCGCGCAATACGGCATTCTGGAATTATCGGGTGAATTGCGCGAGCGCCAACGGCAAACCTTGCAAACGCTAGTCCCCCACCTGGCCGAGCGTGCCGTCTGGCTCGATACCTTACCGACTGAATTTGTTGGCGTGATTGTTGGCAATGAAGTACTCGATGCCATGCCCTGCGAAGTGCTGCAATTGGTCGATGGCGCGTGGCAACAGCGCGGCGTGGTGGCGAGCGAAGAGGGTTTTGCGTGGCAAAACCGACCGCTGCACGATGCAAATTTGCTGGCCGCATGTGCTCGCTGGCCGCAAATTCCGGGCTATACCAGCGAAGTTCAGCTTGAAGCACAAGGTTTTATCGCCGCGCTGGCCAATAGCCTGCAACGCGGCATGATACTCATGCTCGATTATGGCTTTCCGGCGGGTGAGTTTTATCATCCTGAGCGCAGCATGGGCACGCTCATCGGCCACTATCGCCATCACACCGTACACGACCCTTTCCATTGGCCCGGTCTCACCGACATCACGTGTCATGTCGATTTTTCTGCCATGTATCAGGCTGCAGATCAATCTGGGCTTTGCCTAGATGGCTATACCTCGCAAGCTAGCTATTTGCTCGATTGCGGCATTCTTGATCGCGCAGCTCAGCTCGATAGCCAGTCGGTCGAATATTTACGCACCGCCGCCGCCTTGCAAAAACTACTGGGTCACGCCGAAATGGGCGAGTTATTCAAAGTGATCGCCTTTTCGCGCGGCCTCGAAGGCGCAACCGCACCGGGATTTCGCGCTCAGGATCGATCAGGCGAGCTGTAA
- a CDS encoding NAD(P)/FAD-dependent oxidoreductase: MSAHTQQVDALIVGGGVAGMTLALWLTGLARTWLIVEREAELGGCLRDSQYPLKWIPAFEQISGQDYVAKMRAQLDPTHCLLASEITTIERGDTWRCQLSNGHRIEARKIVFACGATPYSPYPPHPRLIVGPGMQKIAVIGPMHRVAVLGGGDNAFEHALILAERGCQVDLYCRSKFRASAVMYIAVKQSNIALYENTHLEQPSLLDNKVVLNQQEYDYACIYYGYQPSSIISQYSVLFEDQALQQLHADIAVIGDMNGGAFPNVLSSQGQAAELAKCLDEGL; the protein is encoded by the coding sequence ATGTCTGCACACACCCAGCAAGTTGATGCTTTGATCGTTGGCGGCGGTGTCGCCGGTATGACGCTGGCCCTGTGGCTGACCGGGCTGGCGCGCACTTGGCTGATCGTCGAGCGCGAAGCCGAGCTGGGCGGCTGCTTGCGCGACAGTCAGTATCCGCTCAAATGGATTCCAGCGTTTGAGCAGATTAGCGGCCAAGACTACGTCGCCAAAATGCGCGCCCAACTCGACCCCACCCATTGCCTGCTGGCTAGCGAAATCACGACGATTGAGCGGGGCGATACTTGGCGTTGCCAGCTGAGCAATGGTCACCGCATTGAGGCGCGTAAAATCGTCTTTGCCTGTGGCGCAACACCGTACTCACCCTATCCACCGCACCCGCGATTGATTGTGGGCCCAGGGATGCAGAAAATCGCCGTCATCGGCCCCATGCATCGCGTCGCGGTATTGGGCGGGGGGGATAATGCGTTTGAACATGCGTTGATTTTGGCAGAACGTGGTTGCCAAGTTGATCTTTACTGTCGTAGCAAATTCCGTGCGTCTGCTGTGATGTATATAGCTGTAAAGCAATCAAATATTGCTCTTTACGAAAATACCCATCTAGAGCAGCCATCCCTGCTTGATAACAAAGTCGTACTTAATCAACAAGAATATGACTACGCCTGCATCTATTACGGCTATCAGCCATCAAGCATCATTTCGCAGTATTCTGTGCTGTTTGAGGATCAGGCGCTGCAGCAATTACATGCAGATATTGCCGTGATTGGCGATATGAACGGTGGGGCTTTTCCGAATGTGCTGAGCAGCCAAGGTCAGGCGGCGGAGCTGGCTAAGTGCTTGGATGAGGGCTTGTAA
- a CDS encoding Ig-like domain-containing protein, whose product MSKAFSNIPSRQTMIRAIIIGALGTALTACGGSAGDIQMPGSSGPTPAPTGTAAISAAKLNLSWDKTSVKSGGKDKATLTITALDKSNGILAGATVLLSSSSGILSATVVTTDAKGQAIVTYTSGSDVTNRTENITVTSGTLSNTTAVKVIGTTVSLTSNNTSITSGGTSPLSATIKDGEGNVVPDVDVVFSASGTGSITFSPTSAKTDSNGVATTTATGGAGGTATVVATSSGTSKTAAMSIAGGSNNFSFVDQNGNPISSTVTNPNVNNSIQVATNASKVTFVTTLGTFGNGLATQTVNTNAGKAIAVLNSTGIGTATIQATSEDNKAITSSMQLIVSPAFSSTSKVVIQASPAVVAPSTGSQKNTITLKAKVTDSNGKPIANAPVYFTLGNSVGGGETISPPSALTGDGTGSLPLGEAQATFTSGSTSTGQTTASVTAVANLYYLDPVTNIQSNISNSSASIVIGGTAGSISIGESSVIGSTTDNVAYELPMSVIVADSNGNPMANTPVSLSVWPVYYSTGSGCAVSATYKSEDANENLVLEPSEEGGLTYNPSTIQYYPVTVVNSLTFDVIGVIANKGIVNGKLTPINSAAGAVPTTVTTDSSGRAAFKYTYLKSDSIWTVVRMRATTNVQGTETTAEKIFRLRASEADAPKGGTTCYISNSPYNAVIN is encoded by the coding sequence ATGAGTAAAGCTTTTAGTAATATCCCTTCACGCCAAACCATGATTCGCGCCATCATCATCGGCGCACTCGGCACGGCATTGACTGCATGTGGTGGTAGTGCAGGCGATATCCAAATGCCAGGTTCATCTGGCCCGACACCTGCGCCAACTGGAACAGCAGCAATCAGCGCGGCAAAATTGAATTTAAGTTGGGATAAAACTTCGGTTAAATCTGGCGGAAAAGACAAAGCAACCTTGACAATTACTGCATTGGATAAGTCCAACGGTATTCTTGCTGGTGCCACCGTTCTATTGAGTAGCAGTAGCGGGATTTTAAGTGCAACGGTTGTAACAACGGACGCCAAAGGCCAAGCCATAGTAACGTACACCTCTGGCAGCGACGTCACTAACCGCACCGAAAATATTACGGTCACTTCTGGCACACTAAGTAACACCACAGCAGTCAAAGTAATTGGTACAACGGTATCCCTTACAAGCAACAATACCTCAATCACCAGTGGTGGAACGAGCCCATTATCAGCAACTATTAAAGATGGCGAAGGCAATGTAGTGCCGGATGTGGATGTTGTATTTAGCGCCTCAGGTACTGGCTCAATTACATTTAGCCCAACTTCTGCAAAAACAGACTCAAATGGAGTAGCAACAACAACAGCAACTGGAGGGGCAGGCGGAACTGCAACTGTTGTTGCTACTTCATCTGGCACAAGTAAAACTGCGGCCATGAGTATTGCGGGTGGTAGCAACAATTTTAGTTTTGTTGATCAAAATGGTAATCCAATTAGCAGCACAGTAACCAACCCAAATGTAAACAACTCTATTCAAGTGGCAACAAATGCGAGCAAAGTAACATTTGTAACTACCCTAGGAACTTTCGGTAATGGCCTTGCAACCCAAACAGTTAACACAAACGCAGGAAAAGCAATCGCGGTGTTAAATTCAACGGGCATCGGCACAGCAACAATTCAAGCTACTTCAGAAGACAACAAGGCAATTACTAGCTCGATGCAGCTAATTGTAAGTCCTGCATTTTCATCAACAAGTAAAGTTGTAATCCAAGCATCACCTGCGGTCGTCGCACCAAGCACAGGCAGTCAGAAAAATACCATTACGCTTAAAGCCAAAGTAACAGACAGCAACGGCAAACCGATTGCAAATGCGCCTGTTTACTTTACATTAGGCAATTCAGTAGGCGGCGGAGAAACAATTTCGCCACCATCTGCATTAACTGGAGATGGCACTGGTTCCCTCCCCCTTGGTGAAGCACAAGCAACATTTACCTCAGGTTCAACCTCAACAGGCCAGACCACAGCCTCGGTTACTGCGGTTGCTAACCTTTATTACTTAGATCCGGTTACCAATATTCAATCTAATATTTCCAATTCAAGTGCTTCCATAGTTATTGGTGGCACTGCCGGATCAATATCGATTGGAGAATCCAGTGTTATTGGCAGCACAACTGATAACGTGGCGTATGAACTTCCTATGTCAGTAATTGTTGCCGACTCAAACGGTAATCCAATGGCAAATACCCCAGTTAGTCTAAGTGTATGGCCTGTATATTACTCAACAGGCTCTGGTTGCGCTGTTTCAGCCACATACAAATCCGAAGATGCAAATGAAAACCTAGTTCTCGAACCATCTGAAGAGGGTGGTCTCACATACAATCCAAGCACTATTCAGTATTACCCTGTAACAGTAGTAAATAGCCTAACCTTTGACGTAATTGGTGTCATTGCAAACAAAGGGATTGTCAACGGTAAGCTTACACCAATTAATTCTGCGGCTGGAGCTGTTCCAACGACAGTTACCACTGACAGCTCGGGACGTGCTGCATTCAAATATACTTACTTGAAATCAGACTCGATTTGGACTGTTGTACGGATGCGTGCGACCACGAATGTTCAAGGAACGGAAACAACTGCAGAGAAAATTTTCCGCTTACGCGCATCTGAAGCTGATGCACCAAAAGGTGGTACAACATGCTACATATCCAACTCACCTTATAATGCAGTAATAAACTAA